Proteins encoded within one genomic window of Xylophilus sp. GOD-11R:
- a CDS encoding LysR family transcriptional regulator, with translation MRLKHIEVFNAVMLTGTVGAAARLLHVTQPAVTQALQHAELQLGYALFTRQRQRLVPTTEAQALYPEVQRLMSQLEAVRRIAGALGNTESRDLRILIVPSLAVKALPEALRLFRRKYPAMNVSVRVQHSREIAQAVALQEGDVGIVYGSKAHPAVDEQPIATGRLVCVSRSDSARADRRTTVTLDEVLRGPFIRIDDRDPIGTMLAEQWSRLGGLGGAPQSGITVQTHHIAMVMAEEGFGPAIVDSFTAMAARGDHLHVRTVLPEVAVEVRALLPQGVRSPKAVGEFIKALKTVTADGDPPA, from the coding sequence ATGAGACTCAAGCACATCGAGGTTTTCAACGCCGTCATGCTGACCGGCACCGTCGGCGCCGCGGCGCGGCTGCTGCACGTGACCCAGCCGGCCGTCACGCAGGCGCTGCAGCACGCCGAGCTGCAACTGGGCTATGCGCTCTTCACCCGGCAGCGCCAGCGCCTGGTGCCGACCACCGAGGCCCAGGCGCTGTACCCCGAGGTGCAGCGGCTGATGTCGCAACTGGAGGCGGTGCGGCGCATCGCGGGCGCGCTCGGCAATACCGAATCGCGCGACCTGCGCATCCTGATCGTGCCCTCGCTCGCGGTGAAGGCGCTGCCCGAAGCGCTGCGGCTGTTCCGCCGCAAATATCCGGCGATGAACGTATCGGTGCGGGTACAGCATTCGCGCGAGATCGCCCAGGCGGTGGCGCTGCAGGAGGGCGATGTCGGCATCGTCTACGGCAGCAAGGCACATCCGGCGGTGGACGAGCAGCCGATCGCCACCGGCCGGCTGGTGTGCGTGTCGCGCTCCGATTCCGCCCGTGCCGACCGACGCACCACCGTCACCCTCGACGAAGTGTTGCGCGGGCCGTTCATCCGCATCGACGACCGCGACCCTATCGGCACCATGCTGGCCGAGCAGTGGTCGCGCCTGGGTGGCCTGGGTGGCGCGCCGCAGAGCGGCATCACGGTGCAGACGCACCACATCGCCATGGTGATGGCCGAGGAGGGCTTCGGCCCGGCCATCGTCGACTCCTTCACCGCCATGGCTGCGCGCGGCGACCATCTCCACGTGCGCACCGTGCTGCCCGAGGTGGCAGTGGAGGTGCGCGCCTTGCTGCCGCAGGGTGTGCGCTCGCCCAAGGCGGTGGGTGAATTCATCAAGGCCTTGAAGACCGTCACCGCCGATGGCGACCCGCCGGCCTGA